One Pantoea eucalypti genomic region harbors:
- a CDS encoding DUF1349 domain-containing protein, with protein MTAVSSLTTEGGVWINQPPVHSLDGNTLQFETALNSDFWQRTWYGFERHSGHAFGFWVENDFTVQVQVRAEFSQLYDQAGLFIQDSETHWVKAGIEFNDDQPAIGSVVTREFSDWSTGVFPGDARQFWMRATLENAALRIQYSTDGEIWPLLRLCPWPGQGRRFVGVMGCSPEREGLGVSFMDFALTPPLGKALHDLS; from the coding sequence ATGACAGCAGTCAGTTCATTGACCACCGAAGGCGGCGTCTGGATTAATCAGCCGCCGGTACACAGTCTGGATGGCAATACGTTGCAGTTCGAAACCGCATTAAACAGTGATTTCTGGCAGCGCACCTGGTACGGCTTCGAACGGCACAGCGGCCACGCCTTTGGCTTCTGGGTAGAAAACGACTTCACCGTTCAGGTGCAGGTGAGGGCAGAATTCAGTCAGCTCTATGATCAGGCTGGTCTGTTCATTCAGGACAGTGAAACGCATTGGGTTAAAGCGGGTATTGAGTTCAACGATGACCAGCCCGCCATTGGCAGCGTGGTCACGCGTGAGTTTTCTGACTGGTCTACCGGCGTTTTTCCAGGCGATGCGCGTCAGTTCTGGATGCGAGCCACGCTGGAAAATGCCGCGCTGAGGATCCAGTACTCCACTGATGGAGAGATATGGCCGCTGTTGCGACTCTGCCCGTGGCCGGGTCAGGGGCGGCGTTTTGTCGGCGTGATGGGCTGCTCGCCCGAACGCGAAGGGCTGGGGGTTAGCTTTATGGATTTCGCGCTGACTCCGCCGCTCGGTAAAGCACTGCACGACCTGTCATAA
- a CDS encoding DUF2171 domain-containing protein encodes MVDKSEILDHAQVVDVNGEHVGIVDHFEGDDKIKLAKSDPEAGGKHHIIPFSWVKEVDDNKVILSKAKADVESEWQSA; translated from the coding sequence ATGGTAGATAAATCAGAGATTCTGGATCACGCACAGGTTGTTGATGTAAATGGCGAACATGTCGGTATTGTCGACCATTTTGAAGGCGACGACAAAATTAAACTGGCGAAAAGCGACCCTGAAGCAGGCGGCAAGCACCACATTATTCCATTCAGCTGGGTTAAAGAAGTGGATGACAATAAAGTCATTCTCTCTAAAGCCAAAGCGGATGTTGAAAGCGAGTGGCAGTCTGCATAA
- the ddpX gene encoding D-alanyl-D-alanine dipeptidase has translation MESQSLVDIAEAFPQSAIDLKYATADNLTGKPIYRDARCLLHVDAAKALAKCINIAGVAGYKMLILDAYRPPAAQAILWQACPNPDYVVPLSRGSNHSRGTAVDVTLIDERGEIVDMGTGFDEMSEHSHPYHPAVPVQAQRNRLMLNAIMLGGGFSSIATEWWHFELPGSDNYPLIDGAFHCYSSPHAENINI, from the coding sequence ATGGAAAGTCAGAGTCTTGTTGATATCGCTGAGGCCTTTCCTCAGTCAGCCATCGATCTCAAATATGCCACCGCTGACAACCTCACCGGTAAGCCGATCTATCGCGACGCGCGTTGTCTGCTGCACGTTGATGCGGCGAAAGCGCTGGCAAAATGTATCAATATCGCCGGTGTGGCGGGCTATAAGATGCTGATCCTCGATGCATATCGGCCACCTGCTGCGCAGGCTATTTTATGGCAGGCCTGTCCGAATCCTGACTATGTTGTGCCGCTTTCGCGTGGATCAAACCACAGTCGCGGAACGGCGGTAGACGTGACGCTGATCGATGAGCGCGGTGAGATCGTGGATATGGGCACCGGCTTCGATGAGATGAGTGAGCACTCTCATCCTTATCATCCTGCGGTGCCTGTTCAGGCACAGCGCAACCGACTGATGCTTAATGCCATCATGCTGGGCGGTGGCTTCAGCAGTATTGCAACCGAATGGTGGCATTTTGAATTGCCCGGTTCAGATAACTATCCTCTGATTGACGGTGCGTTTCACTGTTATTCCTCGCCTCATGCTGAAAATATCAACATCTGA
- a CDS encoding VasL domain-containing protein — protein sequence MNSGTVFQALKVNKKDPRQSPEFLEINWSMQNADIRRMSESEWKTLDSQCRAYWRKYGYDLQSGCWFCLMSLKLDGWRGLAQGLNILVRVWRGKTSEYCWPPVVDSDRRRYLLEWLNTHVVTSIYQLDCDDNFTAVASSIAESIALLYDEAVKTDARCRNSLKNMHYFLQVRSKASSSLILSLAHLKIDKDIRPELSPINIKTNSSVQGSSIKRKHLIQAGCAGIIGGMLATMLLMSGIRYMEKPGVTEKLAGVLQDFPGDDALTALAWQGIDKEELESHRDEILHKSASLLTWIADRPNDELLRKGDILAQRLENAWPDNSVSQKWKYKLQAKANILPSTWNYKEVTADLDEFDLKLANAEQRKGGYLTISELKSFSWKIRRKLESSGVPPEELLRYSAEDKEGSRKEILESVAKTLSALNALYVLSVNQNDKPAQENH from the coding sequence ATGAACTCAGGCACTGTTTTTCAGGCGCTAAAAGTTAATAAAAAAGATCCGAGACAGAGCCCGGAGTTTCTTGAAATCAACTGGTCCATGCAGAATGCAGATATTCGCAGGATGAGTGAAAGTGAATGGAAAACGCTGGATAGCCAGTGCCGGGCATACTGGCGTAAGTATGGGTATGATTTGCAGAGTGGGTGTTGGTTCTGTCTGATGAGCTTAAAGCTGGACGGCTGGAGAGGTCTGGCGCAGGGACTCAATATCCTGGTTAGAGTATGGCGCGGCAAGACATCCGAATATTGCTGGCCTCCGGTCGTCGATTCGGATCGACGACGATATCTGCTTGAATGGCTGAATACACACGTAGTGACCAGTATTTACCAGCTTGACTGTGATGATAATTTTACGGCCGTGGCCAGTAGTATTGCTGAAAGTATTGCACTGCTTTATGACGAAGCGGTGAAAACGGATGCACGTTGCAGAAACTCTTTAAAAAATATGCATTATTTTCTTCAGGTTCGCAGTAAAGCATCTTCTTCTTTGATTTTAAGCCTTGCACATTTAAAAATTGATAAAGATATACGGCCAGAATTATCTCCGATCAATATTAAAACCAATTCCTCTGTCCAGGGGAGCAGCATAAAAAGAAAGCATCTTATTCAGGCTGGATGTGCAGGTATTATTGGCGGTATGTTGGCGACCATGCTGTTAATGTCCGGCATCAGATACATGGAAAAACCAGGAGTTACCGAAAAGCTTGCTGGGGTACTTCAGGATTTTCCGGGTGACGATGCACTGACAGCATTAGCATGGCAGGGGATAGATAAGGAAGAACTGGAAAGTCATCGTGATGAAATATTGCATAAGTCGGCGTCATTATTGACATGGATTGCGGATCGTCCAAACGATGAATTACTTCGCAAGGGCGATATTCTTGCTCAGCGTCTTGAAAATGCATGGCCTGATAATTCAGTCAGTCAGAAATGGAAGTATAAACTGCAGGCTAAGGCTAACATTTTACCCTCAACGTGGAACTACAAAGAGGTTACTGCCGATCTGGACGAATTTGATTTAAAACTGGCCAATGCAGAACAGAGAAAAGGAGGATATTTAACGATTTCTGAACTGAAAAGCTTTTCCTGGAAAATACGCAGAAAACTGGAAAGTTCAGGCGTACCACCAGAAGAACTGCTTAGATATTCAGCAGAGGATAAAGAAGGCAGCCGTAAAGAAATTCTGGAGTCTGTTGCAAAAACCTTGTCTGCTTTAAATGCTTTGTATGTATTGTCAGTGAACCAAAATGATAAGCCAGCACAAGAAAATCATTAA
- the tssH gene encoding type VI secretion system ATPase TssH, whose protein sequence is MSQYLKKITEVFSADARHCLNAAVSQAVSRTHHEVSVEHLLLALITTQTVLLEQLCLGAGLRGDQLADALTHSLNQQRSGNTCGPVLSESLVRHLEKAWLHASICWHQRHLPATAFIGCLLADPDDVTLPLPTEVRQALHCDVLKADALMAEYSGTGQKKDNTEEGVPSGGPALLKYTHNLTQKARRGELDPATGRENEIRQMIDVLLRRRQNNPILTGEPGVGKTALVEGLAQRIVSGTVPDSLKKMDIMSLDLSLLQAGASVKGEFENRLQSLLCDIQSHPVPIILFIDEAHMLVGAGGTAGQNDAANLLKPALARGELRMIGATTWSEYKKYFEKDAALARRFQIVRVTEPDRDTAINMLRSIVPAISSHHGIPVPDSAIVAAVEFSARYLPGRQLPDKSVTLLDTACARVALSQSDEPREIEDLNVMLRNISLERRSLSLDSGCATRIAWLDQRKAEIKQDLTILTPVWKEQQSLVARIAQCQNSEQQASLRQKLSVMHKQQPMVFERVDAACVAEIIAGWTGIPVEQILEQKQGPLNTLYERLCERVTGQSHALEAIVRQIRTSRAGLADPLKPMGVFMLAGPSGTGKTETALALAEMLYGGSRGLITLNMSEYQEAHSVAGLKGSPPGYVGYGQGGVLTEAVRRQPYSVVLIDEVEKAHRDVIELFYQVFDKGVMEDSEGQTIDFRNTFIILTSNLADDVIMAAGEKESPDINALVRQIRPEFSRVFPAAFMGRLTLLPYLPLSAQALNNIINAKLRIISLRFSGRDGEKRSLSYSPAVVRYIADRCHVRQSGARDVDTVINQSLLPLVTDYLLEADGSGNLHIRVQVTGKDLAIVTDRQSKRK, encoded by the coding sequence ATGAGTCAGTATTTGAAAAAAATTACGGAAGTCTTTTCTGCCGATGCGCGGCACTGCCTGAATGCGGCAGTGAGTCAGGCCGTTAGCCGGACTCACCATGAGGTGAGTGTTGAGCATTTACTGCTGGCGCTAATCACTACTCAGACGGTATTGCTTGAACAGCTGTGTCTGGGGGCGGGGCTCAGAGGGGACCAGCTGGCAGACGCGCTGACGCATAGTCTGAACCAGCAGCGCAGCGGCAATACCTGTGGACCCGTACTGTCTGAGTCCCTTGTCCGGCATCTTGAGAAAGCATGGCTGCATGCCAGCATTTGCTGGCATCAGCGGCATCTTCCTGCCACGGCGTTTATTGGTTGTCTGCTTGCTGACCCGGACGATGTTACGTTGCCTCTTCCGACAGAGGTTCGTCAGGCACTGCATTGTGACGTGCTGAAGGCTGACGCACTCATGGCTGAATACTCAGGTACGGGCCAGAAAAAAGATAACACGGAAGAAGGTGTGCCATCTGGTGGGCCTGCATTGCTGAAATACACCCATAATCTGACTCAGAAAGCGCGCCGGGGAGAGCTGGATCCCGCTACAGGGCGTGAGAATGAAATCCGCCAGATGATAGATGTATTACTTCGTCGGCGTCAGAACAATCCAATCCTGACGGGTGAACCTGGCGTCGGTAAAACAGCACTGGTTGAGGGATTAGCGCAGCGCATCGTCAGCGGTACCGTACCAGACTCACTGAAAAAAATGGATATCATGTCACTTGATCTCAGCCTGTTACAGGCTGGAGCCAGCGTAAAAGGTGAATTTGAAAATCGGCTGCAAAGCCTGCTCTGTGACATTCAGTCACACCCCGTGCCGATCATTCTTTTTATCGATGAGGCACATATGCTGGTTGGAGCAGGAGGGACTGCGGGCCAGAACGATGCGGCCAACCTGCTAAAACCCGCCCTGGCAAGGGGAGAGTTACGCATGATCGGTGCTACAACGTGGTCCGAGTACAAAAAATATTTTGAAAAGGATGCTGCGCTTGCCCGCCGCTTTCAGATAGTCAGGGTGACGGAACCCGACCGGGACACGGCAATTAATATGCTGCGGTCGATTGTACCCGCCATCAGCAGTCATCATGGTATTCCAGTCCCTGATTCGGCAATCGTGGCTGCTGTTGAATTCTCTGCCCGTTATCTTCCGGGCCGGCAGTTGCCTGATAAGTCAGTCACGCTGCTGGATACGGCCTGTGCCAGGGTGGCTTTGTCCCAGAGCGACGAGCCACGAGAGATTGAAGATCTGAATGTCATGCTGAGGAATATCTCACTTGAGCGCCGTAGCCTCTCTCTGGACAGTGGATGTGCAACACGTATTGCCTGGCTGGATCAACGTAAAGCTGAAATCAAACAAGACCTGACCATTCTGACTCCGGTATGGAAAGAACAGCAGAGCCTGGTTGCCCGGATTGCTCAATGCCAAAATTCTGAGCAGCAAGCAAGCCTGCGGCAGAAACTGTCTGTAATGCACAAACAGCAACCTATGGTCTTCGAGCGTGTTGATGCGGCATGCGTTGCAGAAATTATTGCCGGGTGGACGGGGATTCCGGTGGAACAAATCCTGGAGCAAAAACAGGGGCCGCTGAATACTCTGTATGAACGTTTGTGCGAACGGGTTACCGGACAATCACATGCGCTTGAGGCAATTGTCCGGCAGATTCGAACCAGTCGGGCGGGTCTTGCCGATCCGTTAAAGCCAATGGGCGTCTTTATGCTGGCCGGACCTTCCGGGACAGGTAAAACAGAAACAGCACTGGCCCTGGCAGAAATGTTGTACGGCGGAAGTAGAGGGCTGATAACGCTGAATATGTCTGAGTACCAGGAGGCACACTCTGTCGCCGGCCTGAAAGGCTCTCCCCCTGGCTATGTCGGCTATGGACAGGGTGGCGTACTGACTGAGGCTGTGCGTCGACAACCCTATAGCGTTGTTCTGATTGATGAAGTTGAAAAAGCACACAGAGATGTGATCGAACTTTTCTATCAGGTATTTGACAAAGGGGTCATGGAGGACAGTGAAGGGCAAACTATCGACTTTCGCAACACCTTCATCATTCTGACCAGTAATCTGGCTGATGATGTAATTATGGCGGCAGGAGAAAAGGAATCTCCTGATATCAATGCATTAGTCCGCCAGATACGACCTGAATTCAGCCGCGTATTTCCAGCGGCGTTTATGGGGCGTCTGACCCTGCTCCCTTACTTACCGCTCAGTGCCCAGGCGCTTAATAATATTATCAACGCTAAGCTCAGAATAATCAGCCTGCGCTTTTCTGGCAGAGACGGTGAGAAGAGATCTCTCAGTTACAGTCCTGCAGTAGTGAGGTATATCGCTGACCGCTGTCATGTCAGGCAAAGTGGCGCGCGTGATGTTGATACTGTAATCAATCAAAGCCTGTTGCCTTTGGTGACCGATTATTTGCTCGAAGCTGACGGCAGCGGAAACCTGCATATCCGGGTGCAGGTTACGGGAAAAGATCTTGCCATCGTTACAGATCGACAGAGTAAAAGAAAATGA
- a CDS encoding type VI secretion system protein, with product MLKKIIPVIIWAVLLCILFIFCLFLSVWMEISLVYAIVLWFFFIFSVCLVSLLRKSLSALQKQDYFQKLFSRHVFSRTERILYTHWRSGVRRLKKAKRINKVYPWFFITAAGNSHSTLLSGSEMMPASGCRENREITPARTLRWWFFQPLSFLELPGLFSESGCVKKVWKRTASWFHAAPPPAGVVVCISVTELLNLRDEPPVIRGRRIRACLEPLLNKTRRRLPVYVLVTECENIPGFSRWISALSPEQQHQPLGYFWLTPPAIDSRDPSFLSPLFDAMREGLNNVRISMFSGAKPDADTLFLLDMPEQMQSLQPVLHQYIASICGDDVSSDSTVPALGGIWFTATEPVSNTSNERKSYFTGELFSRTLPFISSNSKILYTCPVRGFLSRWGTLFIASIVTFLLLISATMTFHVVDTDKSSDVISSLSQLESIDAALQHPVRYLPFISVLYSRQAEIEDRILSYSVIHYQDDREVISRYHQDFKLAVPEKQRELIMELARAVVAKESLLNGNALASSSGKSPISPALTMMTSDISLTPRQSLLLQRALLLRNGGEQQISRLRRLLGELVSDDPQWRWLLASTQQISPVRSGSFFPGSGDKVSIDGIWTAEGTQQIYRWLKEIHYAAGKKIDLPALARFEQRLPALRQSAWIKFIIQLNRLPVSDLSEQQWSDILLNIAQGNSPATGLARMVNQQLADISHADASPWLLQLRKLVELQTNSVSGTLVRQFSQRKQELYFVFGEWLKKGKGAQVITDAGLQAQSWTDWQSSLHSAVSDALNSPSDTPLLTSGLFAPVQGNENNPLPALSKRFTALRKNLISVTPDAGVDAVWTLYGQDKKLIIAHAMQQSGCWLQHQWQSTVLWPLEQNARRIDYPAQQALAHQYISSFMRDSAKHVLAIGKNGAEAGKFEGQHIKLSQSFISLINAELNPDDLLPMPERDKTRKDDKLALLRAQQKSLEDKQKQLESTPRELSLHSLPATVPGGAGLMPVGTKLTLFCDDQRWVLKSMNFDEQALFRWRPGHCGRVAQLIQFPGFSLEYNYTGESAWPDFLNDIAEGQHTYQAEDFSDQAALLRAQGIKQIMVRYQPASQADVQETWRQWQALEHALDENNSAQQASLIQSGDGRFSEPQKHLLSRLPAKIASCP from the coding sequence ATGTTAAAAAAGATAATTCCCGTTATAATCTGGGCGGTTTTGCTGTGCATTCTTTTCATCTTTTGCCTTTTCCTGTCAGTATGGATGGAAATATCTCTTGTTTACGCCATTGTTTTATGGTTTTTTTTTATTTTTTCTGTTTGTCTGGTTAGTCTGCTTCGGAAATCGTTATCCGCCTTGCAAAAACAGGATTATTTTCAGAAGCTTTTTTCCCGCCATGTATTTTCCCGTACAGAACGGATCCTGTATACACACTGGAGATCGGGCGTACGTAGATTAAAAAAAGCCAAAAGAATAAATAAGGTCTATCCCTGGTTTTTTATTACCGCAGCAGGCAACAGTCATTCAACCCTGCTGTCGGGGTCAGAGATGATGCCAGCTTCGGGATGTCGGGAAAATCGGGAGATCACGCCAGCCCGAACCCTGCGGTGGTGGTTTTTCCAGCCACTGTCATTTCTGGAACTGCCCGGACTATTTTCTGAGTCCGGATGTGTGAAAAAAGTCTGGAAACGAACTGCGAGCTGGTTTCATGCGGCTCCGCCGCCGGCCGGCGTTGTCGTCTGCATTTCTGTTACCGAATTGCTGAATCTTCGCGATGAGCCGCCTGTCATCAGGGGGAGGCGTATACGTGCTTGCCTGGAGCCGTTGCTGAATAAAACCAGAAGACGTTTGCCGGTTTATGTCCTGGTGACAGAGTGTGAAAATATCCCGGGATTCAGCCGCTGGATAAGTGCGCTATCACCAGAACAACAGCACCAGCCTCTGGGATATTTCTGGCTCACGCCTCCCGCGATTGATAGCCGTGATCCCTCATTCCTCAGTCCCCTTTTCGATGCCATGAGAGAGGGGCTAAATAACGTGCGTATCAGCATGTTTTCCGGAGCAAAGCCTGATGCTGATACACTTTTTCTGCTGGACATGCCTGAGCAGATGCAGTCGCTTCAGCCTGTATTGCATCAATATATTGCGTCCATCTGTGGGGATGATGTCAGTTCAGACTCTACGGTCCCGGCATTAGGCGGGATCTGGTTTACGGCAACAGAACCTGTTAGCAACACATCAAATGAGAGAAAGAGTTATTTTACAGGAGAGTTGTTTTCCAGAACGCTGCCATTTATCAGTAGCAACAGCAAAATATTATACACATGCCCTGTCCGCGGCTTTTTGAGCCGCTGGGGAACGCTTTTTATCGCGAGCATAGTTACATTTCTGCTGTTGATTAGCGCGACAATGACCTTTCATGTTGTTGATACCGATAAAAGCAGTGATGTAATTAGCTCTCTTTCTCAGCTGGAATCGATTGATGCTGCTCTTCAGCATCCGGTCCGCTATTTACCTTTCATAAGTGTGCTTTATTCCCGCCAGGCCGAGATTGAGGATAGGATATTATCCTATTCGGTGATTCATTATCAGGATGATCGCGAGGTTATCAGCCGTTACCACCAGGATTTCAAACTGGCCGTTCCGGAAAAACAACGTGAACTCATCATGGAACTTGCTCGTGCTGTTGTGGCAAAAGAAAGCCTTCTGAACGGCAACGCACTGGCTTCGTCATCAGGAAAGTCACCGATATCTCCTGCCCTGACAATGATGACTAGCGATATTTCCCTGACTCCACGCCAGAGTTTGCTGCTCCAGCGTGCACTTTTGTTGCGTAATGGAGGAGAACAACAGATATCCCGTTTAAGACGTTTACTGGGTGAACTTGTCAGTGACGATCCACAGTGGCGATGGCTGCTGGCATCAACTCAGCAGATTTCGCCTGTACGTTCGGGAAGCTTTTTTCCAGGAAGTGGTGACAAAGTTAGCATTGATGGCATCTGGACAGCGGAGGGGACGCAACAAATTTACCGCTGGCTGAAAGAGATTCACTACGCAGCAGGTAAAAAAATAGACTTACCCGCCTTGGCACGGTTTGAACAACGCCTGCCTGCACTACGTCAGTCGGCCTGGATTAAGTTTATTATACAGCTGAACAGACTGCCTGTTTCGGATCTGAGTGAGCAACAGTGGTCTGATATCTTGCTCAATATTGCCCAGGGAAACAGTCCTGCAACAGGCCTTGCGCGTATGGTAAATCAGCAGCTTGCAGACATCAGTCATGCTGACGCTTCGCCCTGGCTGTTACAGCTGCGAAAGCTGGTTGAATTGCAGACGAACAGTGTTTCAGGAACGCTGGTTCGACAGTTCAGTCAGCGCAAGCAGGAGCTGTATTTTGTCTTCGGGGAGTGGCTTAAAAAGGGCAAGGGCGCTCAGGTTATTACTGACGCGGGCTTACAGGCACAGTCGTGGACGGATTGGCAGAGCAGTTTACATTCTGCCGTATCAGATGCACTTAATTCGCCATCAGATACTCCCTTGCTGACGTCAGGTCTGTTTGCCCCTGTTCAGGGAAACGAAAACAATCCACTTCCTGCACTGAGTAAGCGTTTCACAGCATTGCGTAAAAACCTGATCTCTGTGACGCCAGATGCCGGTGTTGACGCGGTCTGGACACTGTATGGGCAGGATAAAAAATTGATAATCGCTCATGCCATGCAACAGAGTGGATGCTGGTTACAGCATCAATGGCAAAGCACGGTGCTATGGCCACTGGAGCAGAACGCCAGGCGAATAGACTATCCGGCACAACAGGCTCTCGCACACCAATATATTTCCTCCTTTATGCGTGATTCAGCAAAACATGTTCTCGCTATCGGTAAGAACGGTGCTGAAGCAGGCAAATTTGAAGGCCAGCATATAAAGCTGAGCCAATCGTTTATCTCCCTGATAAACGCGGAACTCAATCCCGATGATTTGCTGCCCATGCCTGAGCGGGATAAAACCCGTAAGGATGACAAATTAGCCCTGCTCAGAGCCCAGCAGAAAAGTCTCGAAGATAAGCAGAAACAGCTGGAGAGCACGCCCAGAGAACTGAGCCTGCATAGCCTGCCAGCCACAGTACCTGGTGGTGCCGGGCTAATGCCTGTCGGCACTAAACTTACTCTTTTTTGTGACGATCAACGCTGGGTACTGAAGAGTATGAACTTCGATGAACAGGCGCTTTTCAGGTGGCGGCCGGGTCATTGCGGCCGGGTGGCACAGCTTATTCAGTTTCCCGGCTTCAGCCTTGAATATAACTACACAGGAGAGAGTGCCTGGCCAGATTTCCTCAACGATATAGCAGAAGGGCAGCACACTTATCAGGCGGAGGATTTTTCCGACCAGGCTGCATTATTGCGTGCGCAGGGTATTAAACAAATTATGGTTCGCTATCAGCCAGCCAGCCAGGCTGATGTTCAGGAGACCTGGCGGCAATGGCAGGCGCTTGAACACGCACTTGATGAGAATAATAGCGCGCAGCAAGCGTCTCTCATTCAATCCGGCGATGGACGCTTTTCTGAACCGCAGAAACACCTGCTTTCCCGCCTTCCTGCAAAAATTGCAAGTTGCCCCTGA
- a CDS encoding DotU family type IV/VI secretion system protein gives MNSLLNHYLPVFSMGIKFSLTPEDYPDCNHFRNECITLLDKAMLNSELLYSLQDCEDSHFAVIVWLDEMVLKTSPDWVNEWRTSMLQSQRFRTAIGGEEFYTRLDRIDLVNKDLRQVYLFCLLMGFQGKYAHKRSDELQLRISDERKCLPDEWQSWPGVARIIATDVELNSRQSFQRLRFFHNKTSLFLFGAIFYLTTLSGLHLLIRN, from the coding sequence ATGAATTCTCTGTTAAATCATTATCTACCTGTGTTCAGTATGGGAATAAAGTTCAGTCTGACGCCCGAGGATTATCCTGACTGTAATCATTTCAGAAATGAGTGCATTACATTGCTGGATAAGGCTATGCTGAACTCAGAATTATTATACAGCCTGCAGGACTGTGAGGATTCACATTTTGCGGTGATTGTATGGCTTGATGAAATGGTATTAAAAACGTCACCGGACTGGGTAAATGAATGGCGCACCAGCATGCTGCAAAGTCAAAGGTTCCGGACGGCGATCGGGGGCGAGGAATTTTACACCCGTCTTGATAGAATTGATTTAGTGAATAAGGACCTGAGGCAGGTTTACCTTTTTTGTTTGCTCATGGGTTTCCAGGGGAAGTATGCTCATAAGAGGAGCGATGAATTACAGTTGCGTATCAGTGATGAAAGGAAATGTCTTCCAGATGAATGGCAGTCCTGGCCCGGTGTTGCGAGAATTATAGCAACGGACGTCGAATTAAATTCGCGCCAGTCTTTTCAGAGGTTGCGTTTTTTTCATAACAAAACATCATTGTTTTTATTTGGTGCTATTTTTTATCTGACAACTCTTTCAGGACTGCATCTGTTAATCCGGAACTAA
- the tssK gene encoding type VI secretion system baseplate subunit TssK, translated as MNAEEQQIYWHSGLYLQPQHLQSLDLHYAWLHARHRQQAQPYNYGISEMSVNRAALNDYVMSVDSISFFLPGGDYLTYPGNCRIQKRNFRDAWKLRDHPLTLWLALPRFDAAHCNVTLPEKENSHVVTRWLSMANAPLMKDVHGSGPETEVNRILYNVLLLTSEEKEAATNCECIPLVRLCHEGEQVVFDSMFSPPAVTLCGSPSLHKLIESLVFEIGARTRKLEEYKRPEQLVSRQERSDQLIQLMTMRSLNRALPVLKNYMAAAQVHPWSIYNLLSQLVGELSSFSDCCNCLGEWKGEENIALYYDHEKLFDSFYRLRTTLTMLMNSLVLEDSTYIKLKNENGIFCGEITKNQELKKGDVLLLLRTSEKILSQSGQFSAAGFKLASGNTIDGLIRHALPGVALTACENPPRGVPVRNDYYYFHIHHNSDQWRSVAENGEVAFYFPEMPDDLEVQLVFTGAE; from the coding sequence ATGAACGCTGAAGAACAACAGATCTATTGGCATTCTGGACTTTATCTGCAACCTCAACATTTACAGTCGCTCGATCTCCATTATGCATGGTTGCATGCCCGTCATCGGCAGCAGGCGCAACCTTATAACTACGGGATTAGTGAGATGTCTGTGAACAGGGCTGCTCTGAACGATTATGTCATGAGTGTTGATAGCATTAGTTTCTTTCTTCCGGGTGGAGATTATCTGACGTACCCCGGAAACTGTCGTATTCAAAAAAGAAACTTTCGTGATGCCTGGAAACTTCGCGATCATCCTTTAACGTTATGGCTGGCATTACCGCGGTTTGACGCTGCCCACTGTAATGTGACGTTGCCAGAAAAGGAAAACAGCCATGTGGTAACTCGCTGGCTGAGTATGGCAAACGCTCCTCTGATGAAAGACGTGCATGGTAGCGGTCCTGAAACTGAAGTAAACCGTATCTTATATAATGTTTTGTTGCTGACGAGCGAGGAAAAAGAGGCCGCAACCAACTGTGAATGCATCCCATTGGTAAGGTTGTGTCATGAGGGTGAGCAAGTGGTCTTTGATTCAATGTTTTCACCTCCTGCCGTTACGCTCTGTGGCAGCCCCTCACTGCATAAGCTCATTGAGAGCCTTGTGTTCGAAATCGGAGCCAGAACCCGGAAACTCGAAGAATATAAGCGTCCGGAACAGCTGGTCAGCCGTCAGGAACGGAGCGATCAGCTAATTCAACTGATGACTATGCGCTCTCTTAATCGCGCATTACCCGTGCTGAAAAATTACATGGCGGCTGCTCAGGTACATCCCTGGAGTATTTATAATTTACTGAGTCAGCTTGTCGGCGAACTTTCCTCATTCAGTGATTGTTGTAATTGTCTGGGAGAATGGAAAGGGGAGGAAAATATCGCCCTGTATTATGATCATGAAAAACTATTTGACTCATTTTATCGTCTGAGAACGACGTTAACTATGCTTATGAACAGCCTGGTGCTTGAAGACAGCACGTATATAAAGCTGAAAAATGAGAATGGCATATTTTGTGGAGAGATAACGAAAAATCAGGAACTGAAGAAAGGCGATGTTTTATTGTTATTACGTACTTCGGAAAAAATCCTGAGCCAAAGTGGTCAGTTCAGTGCGGCAGGCTTTAAGCTTGCCTCGGGTAATACGATTGACGGATTGATTCGACATGCTTTGCCAGGGGTAGCGCTCACCGCCTGCGAAAATCCACCTCGGGGAGTGCCTGTTCGCAACGATTATTATTATTTTCACATACACCACAATTCTGACCAGTGGCGTTCTGTAGCTGAAAATGGGGAGGTTGCGTTTTATTTTCCTGAAATGCCGGATGACCTGGAAGTGCAGCTGGTTTTTACGGGGGCAGAATGA